CATGGGGGATTGCGGCCGTCTACGCGTCAGCCTTGGGCCCAGGTTACCCGTGCATCCGCCGCCACCAAGAACCAAGTCCCGGATAGGTGCGGGGCACGGGATCCCATCCGCCGGGGTGCCATGGCGCGCAGCGGGCGATGCGGAGGAAGGTCAGCCACAGGCCGCGGAGCGCACCGAATCGGCGCACGGCCTCGAGCCCGTAGGCCGAGCACGTCGGCTCGAAGCGGCAGGAACCCATTCCCTTCGCCGGCGAGATGCGGCGGCGGTAGAAGAGGATGGCTCCTTCGGCGAGGCGGGCGACGGGACCGCGCGCCTGCTTTGCGGCGCCCCCGTGATCGTGATCGGTGCAGCCATGATCGACGGGTGAACCGCCATCCGACGATTCCGGGGCATCGTCAGCGCCGGAGCGCCCGTGAGAGTGCCTTGCGCACATCGTTGGCCAACTCCTCGCTGGTCGCGCCGGCGGAAGCCGGGAGGGCGCGGACGACCATGTCCGCGGTGGACGGGACGTCGTCAAGCATGTCCATGACCACGTGCCGGAGCTTGCGGGTCACCGCATGCCGGACC
This genomic stretch from Corynebacterium hansenii harbors:
- the yidD gene encoding membrane protein insertion efficiency factor YidD is translated as MCARHSHGRSGADDAPESSDGGSPVDHGCTDHDHGGAAKQARGPVARLAEGAILFYRRRISPAKGMGSCRFEPTCSAYGLEAVRRFGALRGLWLTFLRIARCAPWHPGGWDPVPRTYPGLGSWWRRMHG